A region from the Sandaracinus amylolyticus genome encodes:
- a CDS encoding SRPBCC family protein, with translation MRRTHAGWIALALLVGSAPSLARAQIDPEQADRALATFSPQELAAISPLLRTGTVALVEFVVDGALPAIVIATEVDAPPAEVARVIGDPRRYPDFMPALDEVNVEADTGDQLSYSWGWHTAIFTLRGSYAMQRFDPPAGHEERGWRFVVRSTGGDLGAGRTVWRVLPREGNRTLLLTSSRLDFRDANYIARQLSSASSSMNRTVTIAISFAMVLRTRIEAERRAGRVRAPLAPPSGDPERPTFDPVAIERVLGRGDLMWVETTGADLGRIAVIGAMHTPVARTREAMLDPQGFTQGLLQGAHARILERDERGTHFEWGIDLPLVGSSGQMRLGEQPDGRVHLDGVQGALHAARWRFETIARPYGTLVFTWGRFDPADGLWLLRVVTDADAAFRPGLGSATQLMMVRGLRTRLIRGI, from the coding sequence ATGCGCCGAACGCATGCCGGTTGGATCGCGCTCGCTCTCCTCGTCGGGAGCGCGCCGTCGCTCGCGCGCGCGCAGATCGATCCCGAGCAGGCGGATCGCGCGCTCGCGACGTTCAGCCCGCAGGAGCTCGCCGCGATCTCGCCGCTTCTGCGCACCGGCACCGTCGCGCTCGTCGAGTTCGTCGTCGACGGAGCGCTGCCCGCGATCGTGATCGCGACCGAGGTCGACGCGCCGCCCGCGGAGGTCGCGCGCGTGATCGGTGATCCGCGTCGTTACCCCGACTTCATGCCCGCGCTCGACGAGGTGAACGTCGAGGCCGACACCGGCGATCAGCTCTCGTACTCGTGGGGATGGCACACCGCGATCTTCACGCTGCGCGGCAGCTACGCGATGCAGCGCTTCGATCCGCCCGCGGGCCACGAGGAGCGCGGCTGGCGCTTCGTGGTGCGCAGCACCGGCGGCGACCTCGGCGCGGGCCGCACCGTGTGGCGCGTGCTGCCGCGCGAGGGCAACCGCACGCTGCTGCTCACCAGCTCGCGCCTCGACTTCCGCGACGCGAACTACATCGCGCGCCAGCTCTCGAGCGCGAGCTCGTCGATGAACCGCACCGTCACGATCGCGATCAGCTTCGCGATGGTGCTGCGCACGCGCATCGAGGCCGAGCGTCGCGCCGGTCGCGTGCGCGCGCCGCTCGCGCCTCCTTCGGGCGATCCCGAGCGCCCGACGTTCGATCCGGTCGCGATCGAGCGCGTGCTCGGGCGCGGCGATCTGATGTGGGTCGAGACGACCGGCGCGGACCTCGGACGCATCGCGGTGATCGGCGCGATGCACACGCCCGTCGCGCGCACGCGCGAGGCGATGCTCGACCCGCAGGGCTTCACCCAGGGGCTCCTCCAGGGCGCGCACGCGCGCATCCTCGAGCGCGACGAGCGCGGCACGCACTTCGAGTGGGGCATCGATCTGCCGCTCGTCGGCAGCTCGGGGCAGATGCGGCTCGGCGAGCAGCCCGATGGCCGCGTGCACCTCGACGGAGTGCAGGGCGCGCTGCACGCGGCGCGCTGGCGTTTCGAGACGATCGCGCGGCCCTACGGCACGCTCGTGTTCACGTGGGGGCGCTTCGATCCCGCCGACGGGCTCTGGCTGCTCCGCGTCGTCACCGACGCCGACGCGGCATTCCGCCCCGGTCTCGGCAGCGCGACGCAGCTGATGATGGTGCGCGGCCTCCGCACGCGACTGATTCGTGGCATCTGA